One region of Danio rerio strain Tuebingen ecotype United States chromosome 5, GRCz12tu, whole genome shotgun sequence genomic DNA includes:
- the pho gene encoding phoenix isoform X1: MDLRSKGDTSVGEVMEADPRAELIFETPPPDVVSSINACFEEIDSALKIRRDPSVHSPPSDSDSESLFITQSVTKVVHTKRRLRSSKKPDSISDDSGYVRERRLSENQQTECEEESRSLRSSRRKRSKWEMYASARKATFPFLMKSLKTQHLPIRKHQILENSEVGGFFKCIKKIKTGSVKMGKVISSHLFQSPISDSSEEEDQNSEHDVISVDKALFVPGYKRGINFKWLPDFIRERRTLENYLSNGVDKEKKTEQIIEYRQRNQHPQRTSAKALSKSSQVSKKPKKQDTHEVLASCSDHEDLEIAECAENSHEGHKVVIEETQRQTVEEASAHLEHEDDLNCKVVEYRKRKRHPKRTSAKALSKSSQVSKKPKKQDTHEVLASCSDHEDIESVECAENSHEDHNVVIEETQRQTVEEASAHLEHEDDLNCKNQPDVDQPNESNFIGPPQEGDISTQSDTQQTDSDIGSVDLFSPLNSPKRDDQIPNTTSITANVEENDQDSDVTQIESEGQHVSTFTQETQKCFANEEYDSDETHIDTESLSRFKPRTPNKQFTSTKHPEIPQFRVQSPKPPSRQAETVNVQLSPKHLPLSNVPLSEVPISPCESAIVGRQKTMVETETDSPMFKITGPSFLKRKRKRTKDKNAAADFKQHDTNGDVGQMVSCPGDDITGLKAVPIENIEACGVEHEMAIGEQTEELGLKSKELLEESVLSTVNSVSTKSKREKMKKYKVKECEAVENQLVETSKKAKKKKKDKERIATSYPEENNLTNIQSNEGFDSAELRVKEVNQSSQSLNTDQPTCVQTSEEITGETELKKKTTRHETDDPLYESVGLDVTLASQFDVGLRIDEQQEGLVTEEAERDERLQGKAMKVAKGKKKIQDTSFQVDHDIGLDKQRSDSGAKPANLDLDGLESLTIKKKKKKKKKHKLKEKTDPKLDFDFDHNVQFFQTDRLQTTDSVLLDSTHTNKQKKKKLKCQNDTDQSSDLKQLHVVGSKLQTIDLPKTDKHMERTGVSSSDALLEHMDDRTLGMRENNTIQTDQIEHLQTSEEVTRCSSPRLSSDKKREKTSVHPNLDASSVFQFDGFKANEDQAITQNTTKEKQISSEQLENNLVGPPSQVENIANVNSSVLLDHTHMNTLREGQLKEQTYKELALAFGLKQLCIVVNKLKTTDLPKTNKNMEGTGVGSSDELLKHTDDRTLETRENNTIQTNQIEHLQTSEKVERHSSPRVTRLSFAKKWMKTSVDSNLDASSGSQFDGLNSMAKEDWTFSQNMDLPLKRTKNKQKDKERTGVSSDALLKRMDDRPPEMRKKNTIQTNQIEYLQTSEKVTRRSSPRLTRLSLAKKMEKTSVDPNLDASSGSQFDGLKEASKEDRTAPRNSIEEKQSDAISSEGLENNPAHLVSTNKSDNTSPSSQVDNIVGLQSDANSVLLDHTHTDKQKKKKIKHKLIEQTEKELTSEVEDNVQPFQFIELRAMDLPSKRITNKKLKDRKRTGVSSSDAVLKHIDDGPSDMRENNSIQTDKIEHLQTSEEMTRCPSPRLSSDKKRKKKYVDTNLDASSGFQFNWSNGMAKEYSKNSTNISSLDNMHTSKQKKKKKQKLKEQKNVESVGDNVYSLEPDQFSGLQITEIKTKKKDKKRTKQANVEENDLKGILSNKAFKASQTYQLEHIQTSEEIKGRSPNAASKSAKKKKKKKNETKNPQYESVNLDLSLAKEDRTTTQNHTEETQGDGNAVEHLEMNPAGLIKVSKKKKKRENAGIVQLDNIIGLQSGSSTDVKSSVLSDSTDTNKHKKKKRKTLKEQENVEAEGDDVQSVEPDPFSGLQITEMTTKKKRKHKRCEEQRCLRGVSSHEAFKAPPTNLLQHIQTSEEISQCQSPNVAALENGGSPYQLENITEMQPGNSIDINSSEILYSTCTHKQKWKKLKQQENVEADANDVHSAELNLFSELKISEPTTKKKKHKKCVEKCALKDISSNEGIKAPQTSQLEHVQTSKEITQCQSPNAATLKSEKKKKQKRDETEVPQYLDASSVSQFDDVTRLKKQAKVDRTTTQNSSEETQNDDISSKQLEMNPAHLIKVSKRKKKREKAGSPYKVDKIVGLQSGNFTDVNFSQLSDSKRTDKQKKKKKIKLKEQENAEADVDDVHSVELDQFSGLQITKPTTKKKRKHKRCVEESGLRDISSNEAYKAPQTNQLEHIQTSEEITPFQAPNVAALKSAKKKKKKRDKTVEPQCLDASSVSQFDDVKTRAKEDQTLTPNSSKETQGDDSAVECLETNPAGLMKVSKKKKKRENAASPYKVDNIVGLESGNSADVSSSVPSDSTDTNKHKKKKRKKLKKQEIVEADLQTSEEIIQCQSPNVATLKSVKKKKDETKEHQRLDVSSVSQFDDVSRLKKRAKEDRTTIQNSSEETQSADISSEQLEINPAHLIKVSKRKKKRENGRSPSQVGNIVGLQSGNFTDISSSVLSDSTRTDKQKSKQKKKLKEQENVEADANDFHSAEPDQFSGLQITEMTTKKKKKHKRCVEESGLRDISSNYAFKAPQTNQLEHVQTSEEITQCQSPNVAALKSEKKKKNKRDKTDKPQYLDESSVSQFDDVKKRAKADRTTTHNSSEETQKDNISSECLELNPAHLMKISKRKRENKSLGLLSENTADLNSSSLLDGTDTDKHKKKKRKKLEGQENVEADVDDVHSAEPDQFSELQIPEMTTKKKKKHKRCVEESGLKDISSNEALKALQTNQLEHIETSEEMTIKTVKKEKKKRDATEEPHYKSVDLDVSPTESTTEAKLNPTKHKKKRKQSFSGSHDAHEAPERKRKKDRN, translated from the exons ATGGATCTCCGTAGCAAAGGCGACACGTCGGTTGGAGAGGTGATGGAGGCTGACCCACGCGCGGAACTGATCTTCGAGACCCCGCCGCCTGATGTTGTCAGCTCCATCAACGCCTGCTTTGAGGAGATCGACAGCGCCCTGAAGATAAGAAGAGACCCGTCTGTGCACAGCCCTCCTTCAGACAG TGACTCTGAAAGCCTGTTTATAACACAGTCTGTGACGAAAGTAGTTCACACTAAAAGACGACTCCGATCATCTAAGAAACCAGACTCCATCTCTGATGACTCCGGGTATGTGAGAGAAAGGAGACTCTCGGAGAACCAACAGACTGAATGTGAGGAGGAAAGCAGAAGTCTACGTTCTTCACGCCGCAAAAGATCAAAATGGGAAATGTATGCCTCCGCTCGCAAAGCTACGTTTCCCTTTTTGATGAAATCACTCAAAACACAACATCTGCCTATTAGGAAGCACCAGATTCTGGAG aattCAGAAGTTGGTGGGTTCTTCAAATGTATTAAGAAAATCAAGACCGGTTCTGTGAAGATGGGAAAAGTGATCAGTTCACACTTGTTTCAGTCTCC GATAAGTGATTCGTCAGAGGAAGAGGACCAAAATAGTGAGCATGACGTCATATCAGTG GATAAAGCCCTTTTTGTTCCAGGTTACAAAAGAGGAATCAACTTCAAATGGTTGCCAGACTTTATCAGGGAGAGAAGGACTCTGGAAAACTATTTATCAAATGGCGTTGACAAGGAAAAGAAAACAGAACAAATTATCGAGTACAGACAACGAAATCAACATCCACAGAGAACTTCAGCCAAGGCATTATCAAAATCATCCCAGGTGTCCAAGAAGCCGAAAAAACAAGACACGCATGAGGTTTTAGCTTCTTGTTCAGATCATGAAGATCTTGAGATTGCCGAATGTGCTGAAAATTCACATGAAGGTCATAAAGTGGTTATCGAGGAGACACAGAGACAAACTGTAGAAGAAGCATCGGCTCATTTGGAGCACGAGGATGACCTTAACTGTAAAGTTGTCGAGTACAGAAAACGAAAGAGACATCCAAAGAGAACTTCAGCCAAGGCATTATCAAAATCATCCCAGGTGTCCAAGAAACCGAAAAAACAAGACACGCATGAGGTTTTAGCTTCCTGTTCAGATCATGAAGATATTGAGAGTGTCGAATGTGCTGAAAATTCACATGAAGATCATAATGTGGTTATCGAGGAGACACAGAGACAAACTGTAGAAGAAGCATCGGCTCATTTGGAGCACGAGGATGACCTTAACTGTAAAAATCAGCCGGATGTTGACCAACCCAATGAAAGCAATTTCATTGGTCCACCCCAAGAGGGAGATATTTCCACGCAGAGTGATACTCAACAGACTGACAGTGACATCGGCTCCGTGGATTTATTCAGCCCATTGAACAGTCCAAAGCGAGACGATCAAATTCCTAATACCACATCTATTACAGCAAACGTGGAGGAAAACGATCAAGACAGTGATGTGACACAGATAGAGAGTGAAGGACAACATGTGTCAACATTTACACAAGAAACACAGAAATGTTTTGCAAATGAGGAATATGACAGTGATGAAACACACATAGACACTGAATCTTTGTCCAGGTTTAAGCCAAGAACACCAAACAAACAGTTTACCAGTACTAAACACCCTGAAATCCCACAGTTTAGAGTTCAGAGTCCAAAACCACCCTCAAGGCAAGCGGAGACCGTGAATGTGCAACTATCTCCTAAACATTTACCACTATCTAATGTACCATTAAGTGAAGTCCCCATAAGTCCATGTGAAAGTGCTATCGTAGGTCGACAAAAAACAATGGTTGAGACTGAAACCGATAGTCCGATGTTTAAAATCACTGGACCGAGTTttcttaaaagaaaaagaaagagaacgAAAGATAAAAATGCTGCTGCTGATTTCAAACAACATGATACCAATGGAGATGTTGGTCAGATGGTGAGTTGTCCTGGTGATGACATCACAGGACTTAAAGCAGTACCCATAGAGAACATTGAAGCATGTGGAGTGGAACATGAAATGGCAATTGGAGAACAAACCGAAGAATTGGGTTTAAAGTCAAAGGAGCTCTTGGAGGAAAGTGTTTTATCTACGGTCAACAGTGTTAGCACAAAGAGTAAGAGGGAAAAGATGAAAAAGTATAAGGTAAAAGAGTGTGAGGCTGTAGAGAATCAGTTGGTTGAGACATCCaaaaaagccaaaaagaagaaaaaggacAAAGAGAGAATAGCAACATCATATCCAGAGGAAAATAATCTTACAAACATCCAATCAAATGAAGGATTCGACTCCGCAGAGTTGAGAGTAAAAGAAGTGAATCAATCAAGTCAATCCCTTAACACTGATCAACCAACATGTGTACAGACCTCAGAGGAAATTACTGGTGaaactgaattaaaaaagaaGACGACACGCCATGAGACGGATGACCCTCTTTATGAATCTGTTGGTCTGGATGTTACCTTAGCATCTCAGTTTGATGTTGGTCTCAGAATCGATGAACAACAGGAAGGTTTGGTCACTGAAGAAGCTGAGAGAGATGAACGTTTGCAGGGTAAAGCAATGAAGGTTGCCAAAGGCAAAAAGAAAATTCAGGACACAAGTTTTCAAGTTGATCATGACATTGGATTGGATAAACAAAGGTCAGATAGTGGAGCAAAACCAGCAAATTTGGATTTAGATGGCTTGGAAAGCTTAacgattaaaaagaaaaaaaagaagaagaaaaagcacAAATTAAAAGAGAAAACTGACCCCAagcttgattttgattttgacCACAATGTGCAATTTTTTCAGACTGATAGGTTACAAACTACAGATTCTGTGCTTTTGGACAGCACACATACCaataaacagaaaaagaagaAATTGAAATGTCAAAATGACACTGATCAGAGTTCAGATTTGAAGCAACTGCACGTTGTCGGCAGCAAATTACAAACTATTGATTTGCCAAAAACCGATAAACACATGGAAAGAACAGGAGTTAGCTCATCTGATGCACTTTTGGAGCACATGGATGACAGAACTCTAGGAATGAGAGAGAATAACACAATTCAGACCGATCAGATTGAGCATTTACAGACATCGGAAGAAGTGACAAGATGTTCATCACCCAGATTAAGCTCCGATAAGAAAAGAGAGAAAACATCTGTTCATCCAAATCTGGATGCAAGTTCTGTGTTTCAGTTTGATGGGTTCAAAGCAAATGAAGACCAGGCAATTACACAAAATACCACCAAAGAAAAGCAGATTTCCTCAGAACAGTTGGAAAATAATTTAGTAGGTCCTCCATCTCAAGTTGAGAACATCGCAAATGTCAATTCTTCTGTGCTTTTAGATCACACGCACATGAATACACTGAGAGAGGGTCAATTAAAAGAGCAAACCTACAAAGAGCTTGCTTTAGCTTTTGGATTGAAACAACTGTGCATTGTTGTCAATAAGTTAAAGACTACAGATTTGCCAAAAACCAACAAAAACATGGAAGGAACAGGAGTTGGGTCATCTGATGAACTTTTGAAGCACACGGATGATAGAACTCTAGAAACGAGAGAGAATAACACAATTCAGACCAATCAGATTGAGCATTTACAGACATCAGAAAAAGTGGAAAGACATTCATCACCTCGTGTAACCAGATTAAGTTTTGCAAAGAAATGGATGAAAACATCTGTTGATTCAAATTTGGATGCAAGTTCTGGGTCTCAGTTTGATGGGTTGAATAGCATGGCAAAAGAAGACTGGACATTTTCACAAAACATGGATTTGCCTTTAAAaagaactaaaaataaacaaaaagacaaagaGAGAACAGGAGTTAGCTCAGATGCACTTTTGAAACGCATGGATGATAGACCTCCAGAAatgagaaagaagaacacaatTCAGACCAATCAGATTGAGTATTTACAGACATCAGAAAAAGTGACCAGACGTTCATCGCCCCGTTTAACCAGATTAAGCTTAGCAAAGAAAATGGAGAAAACATCTGTTGATCCAAATCTGGATGCAAGTTCTGGATCTCAGTTTGATGGGTTGAAAGAGGCTTCAAAAGAAGACCGGACAGCTCCACGAAACAGCATTGAAGAAAAGCAGAGTGATGCCATTTCCTCAGAAGGTTTAGAAAATAACCCAGCACATTTAGTTTCCACTAATAAAAGTGATAATACAAGTCCTTCATCTCAAGTTGACAACATTGTTGGACTGCAGTCAGATGCCAATTCTGTGCTTTTGGACCACACGCATACTGATaaacagaaaaagaagaagataAAGCATAAATTAATAGAGCAAACTGAAAAAGAGCTTACTTCAGAAGTTGAGGACAATGTGCAGCCATTTCAGTTCATTGAGTTACGAGCCATGGATTTGCCTTCAAaaagaattacaaataaaaaactcaaAGACCGGAAAAGAACAGGAGTTAGCTCATCTGATGCAGTTTTGAAGCACATAGATGATGGTCCTTCAGATATGAGAGAGAATAACTCAATTCAGACTGATAAGATTGAGCATTTACAGACATCAGAAGAAATGACAAGATGTCCATCACCCAGATTAAGCTCAGAtaagaaaaggaagaaaaaatatGTTGATACAAATCTGGATGCGAGTTCTGGGTTTCAGTTTAATTGGTCGAATGGGATGGCAAAAGAATACAGCAAAAACAGCACTAATATCAGTTCTTTGGACAACATGCATACCAGTaaacagaaaaagaagaaaaagcagaAATTAAAAGAGCAGAAGAATGTAGAGTCTGTTGGGGACAACGTTTATTCTTTAGAGCCGGATCAGTTCAGTGGGTTACAAATAACtgagataaaaacaaaaaagaaagataaaaagaGGACAAAGCAAGCAAATGTAGAGGAGAATGATTTAAAAGGAATCTTGTCAAATAAGGCTTTTAAAGCTTCTCAGACTTATCAACTTGAGCATATACAGACCTCTGAGGAAATTAAAGGTCGATCACCTAATGCTGCGTCAAAATCGgcgaagaagaaaaagaaaaaaaagaatgagaCTAAAAATCCTCAGTATGAATCCGTAAATCTGGATTTGAGTTTAGCAAAAGAAGACCGGACAACTACACAGAACCACACTGAAGAAACGCAGGGTGATGGCAATGCTGTGGAACATTTGGAAATGAATCCAGCAGGCTTAATAAAGGtttccaaaaagaaaaagaaaagggagAATGCAGGGATAGTTCAACTTGATAACATCATTGGATTGCAGTCAGGAAGTTCCACAGACGTCAAATCTTCTGTGCTTTCGGACAGCACAGATACCaataaacacaaaaagaagaaaaggaagaCATTAAAAGAGCAGGAGAATGTAGAGGCTGAAGGGGACGATGTTCAATCGGTTGAACCGGATCCGTTCAGTGGGTTACAAATAACTGAGatgacaacaaaaaagaaaaggaagcATAAAAGATGTGAAGAGCAGCGTTGTTTGCGAGGCGTTTCATCACATGAAGCTTTTAAAGCCCCTCCAACCAATCTACTTCAGCATATACAGACTTCTGAGGAAATTAGTCAATGTCAATCACCTAATGTAGCTGCACTGGAGAATGGAGGTTCCCCATATCAACTTGAAAACATCACTGAAATGCAGCCAGGAAATTCCATAGACATCAATTCTTCTGAGATTTTGTACAGCACATGTACCCATAAACAGAAATGGAAGAAATTAAAACAGCAGGAGAATGTAGAGGCAGATGCGAACGATGTTCATTCAGCAGAGCTGAATCTGTTCAGTGAGTTAAAAATATCCGAGCCGAcaacaaaaaagaagaaacataaaaaatgtgtagAGAAGTGTGCTTTGAAAGACATTTCATCAAATGAAGGTATTAAAGCACCTCAGACCAGTCAACTTGAGCATGTACAGACTTCTAAGGAAATTACTCAATGTCAATCACCTAATGCAGCTACATTAAAGTcagagaagaagaaaaagcagAAAAGGGATGAGACTGAGGTACCGCAGTATCTGGATGCGAGTTCTGTGTCTCAGTTTGATGATGTCACtcgattgaaaaagcaagcaaaagTAGACCGCACAACTACACAAAACAGCTCTGAAGAAACGCAGAATGATGATATTTCCTCAAAACAATTGGAAATGAATCCAGCGCATTTAATAAAAGTTtccaaaaggaaaaagaaaagggAGAAGGCAGGCTCTCCATATAAAGTTGATAAAATTGTTGGATTGCAATCAGGAAATTTCACAGATGTCAATTTTTCTCAGCTTTCGGACAGCAAACGTACAGATaaacagaaaaagaagaaaaagattaaattaaaagAGCAGGAGAATGCAGAGGCTGATGTGGACGATGTTCATTCTGTCGAGCTGGATCAGTTCAGTGGGTTACAAATAACCAAACcgacaacaaaaaagaaaaggaaacatAAAAGATGTGTAGAGGAGAGTGGTTTACGAGACATTTCATCAAATGAAGCTTATAAAGCTCCTCAGACCAATCAGCTTGAGCATATTCAGACTTCTGAGGAAATTACTCCATTTCAAGCACCTAATGTAGCTGCATTAAAGTCAgcgaagaagaaaaagaagaaaagggatAAGACTGTGGAACCTCAGTGTCTGGATGCGAGTTCTGTGTCTCAGTTTGATGATGTGAAAACGCGAGCAAAAGAAGACCAGACACTTACACCAAACAGCTCTAAAGAAACACAAGGTGATGATAGTGCTGTAGAATGTTTGGAAACGAATCCAGCAGGCTTAATGAAggtttcaaaaaagaaaaagaaaagagaaaatgcAGCTTCTCCATATAAAGTTGATAACATTGTTGGATTAGAGTCAGGGAATTCAGCAGACGTCAGTTCTTCTGTGCCTTCAGACAGCACAGATACCaataaacacaaaaagaagaaaaggaagaAATTAAAAAAGCAGGAGATTGTAGAGGCTGATCTACAGACGTCTGAGGAAATTATTCAGTGTCAATCACCTAATGTAGCTACATTAAAGTCAGTAAAGAAGAAAAAGGATGAGACTAAGGAACATCAGCGCCTGGATGTGAGTTCTGTGTCTCAGTTTGATGATGTCTCTCGGTTAAAAAAGCGAGCCAAAGAAGACCGCACAACCATACAAAACAGCTCAGAAGAAACGCAGAGTGCTGACATTTCCTCAGAACAACTGGAAATTAATCCAGCACATTTGATAAAGGTTtccaaaaggaaaaagaaaagagagaATGGAAGATCTCCTAGTCAAGTTGGTAACATTGTTGGATTGCAGTCAGGAAATTTCACAGACATCAGTTCTTCTGTGCTTTCGGACAGCACACGTACCGATAAACAGAAAAGTAAGCAAAAGAAGAAATTAAAAGAGCAGGAGAATGTAGAGGCTGATGCCAACGATTTTCATTCTGCAGAGCCGGATCAGTTCAGTGGATTACAAATAACTGAGATGAcaacaaaaaagaagaagaaacatAAAAGATGTGTCGAGGAGAGTGGTTTACGAGACATTTCATCAAATTACGCTTTTAAAGCTCCTCAGACCAATCAACTTGAGCATGTACAGACTTCTGAGGAAATTACTCAATGTCAATCACCCAATGTAGCTGCATTAAAGtcagagaagaagaaaaagaataaaaggGATAAGACTGATAAGCCTCAGTATCTGGATGAGAGTTCTGTGTCTCAGTTTGATGATGTTAAAAAACGAGCAAAAGCAGACCGCACAACTACACACAACAGCTCTGAAGAAACACAGAAGGACAACATTTCCTCAGAATGTTTGGAATTAAATCCAGCACATTTAATGAAGATTTCCAAAAGGAAAAGAGAGAATAAAAGTCTTGGATTGCTTTCAGAAAACACTGCCGACCTCAATTCTTCCTCGCTTTTGGACGGCACAGATACAGATAAGcacaaaaagaagaaaaggaaaaaattaGAAGGGCAGGAGAATGTAGAGGCTGATGTGGACGATGTTCATTCTGCAGAGCCGGATCAGTTCAGTGAGTTACAAATACCCGAGATGAcaacaaaaaagaagaagaaacatAAAAGATGTGTCGAGGAGAGTGGTTTAAAAGACATTTCATCAAATGAAGCTTTGAAAGCTCTTCAGACCAATCAACTTGAGCACATAGAGACGTCTGAGGAAATGACAATAAAAACAGTGaagaaggaaaagaaaaaaagagatgcGACTGAGGAACCTCATTATAAATCCGTTGATCTGGATGTGAGTCCTACAGAAAGTACTACAGAAGCTAAATTAAATCCCACCAAGCACAAAAAGAAGAGGAAACAAAGTTTTTCTGGCAGTCACGATGCTCATGAAGCACCtgagaggaagaggaagaaggaCAGAAACTGA